The window GTGCCGTTAGCAGCAGGTTAGCTTCACAGAATGAACTATCACAGTAACATACTCAAGTGATCTCTGTTTGTGTAACAGGAAACTCAGAGTTTCCCTCCTTACAGGCTTAACAAACGGATAGTTTGCACAAAACCCTCCTACTGAAATACACCCCAGAGGCTTGTCCCTGTACAGTCCCATGTTATATCAATGTGACCACGTGCAAGTTTGGACTGACTCCTATTTTGTTAACACTCAGACACATTGCAATGACCATAAACTGCAACAGGATCTGCTTTGATTGACTCAACCTGATGCGTGATTTTAACTCCACTTCAGAGGCCTGTACTAAGGAAGCAGGATTTGGGTTTAACGAGGCAACTTCAGGTTTAGCCTGACTTTATCAGTCAGGCTAAGCAGAATGATTTCACCTTATCGCCTTTGCATGTCGCTATAACTGAATTCAGCTGCACCTCTTATCATATTAAGTACTTTATTCATGGTTCTGATGATGTTGCTTGTAATTAATACTCACCCTCTTTCACATGAACATGCTCGTGGCCAGGTATACAGACCCAGGGTTAACTGGGCCAGTTGATAACCAGCTTCATAATGCATGTGATCCAGAACGGCAGATAACGAAAAGATATCCTGGGTATGTTGAACTTGCTTCACTGTACAGGCCTTGAGACTTCAACTCTCAGTTTTGGTTACTCCCCAGGTAAACTAAAGGTCCTGAGGTTACTGAGGGGATGTACATATGGAGACTGACTGAGGTAACTATAAAGCTACGGCAGTAGTCGTAGTCTGGGGTGAGCTCGTAACTTTCAACAAGACACTTACCGCATAAAGCAGGACACGGTTCTCCTTGTCTTCTTTAGGGTATAACATGTTGTTACTGGAAAACAGAGTCGGTGTGTTTAGTGGGTTCCTGAGGTTTTCAGTTCTTTTATCAAATGAAACGAAGCTTAGCCATTTGTTCACACAGCGTCAGGTTAACAAACGTGTAGCTAGCCGGAGAGGTTAACTTATCTAACCTCTGTTAGGCCACAGACTCACCATTCTTGACAAAACCGAATCCCGACAAATCCTGGCTCGTATGTTCCACTGTCTAAATCCATTGGAGAAACTACTGAGGGAAGATAAACTTGACAAATACAACAAACGTGATGCTAAGCCGCTATCGCGTCTACCGGTTTGAAAACACACTTTCTGCGCATGCGTATACTACTGAGTATGTGACGATTTCAGACACAGCGCCTCCTACGtgttggaagacagaaaaacatttccaaTTTTATAAACGccataatgtattttattgtattaatatTGGCATGTAGCAATTGATTGACACAGTTCAGtttgtttcattaaaacaattacatttattGATGCAAAGGCACATgcgtttggttttgttttgttataaaacactgttttcctATATTCACCAGGAAAACACCAACAAACCCGACTGACATTTTGACACTGATGTTATTAACCCAAACGAAACCCAGAAAAGACAGTGTCATTATCCTCAGTTGCAAAGATGTCGTTCCTGCCAGGCCCCCAGAGATTCACCCAGACCTCGTCTCCCTTCCGCAGTTTGACCACACAGCTGACACTGGCCACTTGGCTGCATTTATCAGGGAGGGATGTGTGATACAGAGACACTACTTTCTCTCCGTTCTTGAACAGACCACACTGCCCACGCCCATAGACTGATGCATTCACAGTGAAGTGATAGAAGCCATCCTCGGTGCAGGTGAAGATGCCCGTGCTAGGACTGTAGCCTCCTCCCTCGTTGAGCAGCACAGTGGCAAACTTGAGGACCCCAGAGTGACAGGGGTAGCTGTCACTGATGTTCAGCTTGGCTGTGAAGGCTACGGTGCCTAGAGAGGTTGAAGTCACGATAATCAGAACTATGTTGCAAAACTGCTCTGGGTGTGTCACAGCAAGCATTTGAACTCTTGGTACAATCCATcaacagagaaaatgtttcacaaaatgtttcataatccaaaaaacaaatcagttcgtgacaagtgaaaataaatgtggTGGGGAGAGGGGCTGAACATTATGTtacactttctgtttcttttctttctttctttttttttttaatgtacggCCTTCTCCACCATGAACAAAATGTTCTTTGCATCTGGACTCTCCCCTTGACTGAGGAAACTGCAAAACCCGCCCAATATCtcaaatgaatataaatataaactgatTCTAGTTCATTTAGCAATCAATACCAAAACGTGCGCAAAAATCTCTAATCTCCAATTTAGATTTTAATATGATAACGGGATGTGTAATGCAATACTTTCCACATAGCAACCAATAAATGAAGTAATGCGCACCAAGGTTTTCTGCTTGTCGCAACACCCAGCAGGTTCAGGGTATTTTCATGAGAGACAGTTTGTCCAACTCTTTGCAAATTCGTTACAGAGAAATATAGTGATTTTTAAATCGCTGTTTTTCTTTACCTGAAGGAGAAACGCTGTCTCCGCGACCAGGAACATCAGCCATGACTAAGACTTCAGATGATGTGCACCTCTGTAGGTAAAAACAGCAGTAAAGTATTAAGTACTTTTACACAGccgtggtttttttttttaattttcaatgGTAGTTTTCTTCTCTCTATCTTAATTCCACTGAATATTTCTAATCAATGCAAAACAAGCACATACTAACACTATAAGGCTATATAACTATAACTTAACTATAAGTTatttcaaaggttttttttttcttttgctaatttcagaataaaacagatttaCCTCGGGAGTAAAGAGCTGTTTACCTGTTGTGTAAAAATCCAGAAAGacgagcacagacacagagtacAGCTGTTTGTCTGCAATCAACCGGAAACCTTTCCCCCTAAAGCCTTTAGATTCCTGGCTAACTTGTTCTTTAAATTCTTTTGGAAACTTTTGGAAAGACATACTGAAAACATACACAGTATAATAATACAGACTAATCCATGCAAAAATAGCAGGACAGCTaggcaaaaagaaaatattctgtttacaGGTATCAACCTTTGTACATTTCTTATACATACAGGAGCAACACCCAGTGACTGAAGGAGGATAAAGTGACTCTTCAGCAGCCACACATACTTTCTACTTTTCACTGGGTGTAGAACAGTTGTCATATGCCATGACTGAAGATTGACAGTGGTGTGACATGATTCTGTTAAAAACATTGtgaaatgggggaaaaaagatagtaaattatatataaaaaatgttaCATGTCACATCCTTATCTCTCTGCACTTGTTTACTATCTGTTTCTATACTAATAAAAGTgataattataatttaaaagaaatacaaacactTTAAGCAATACAAGTTGTTTTCTACATGATCATGTTTATGCAACGTTTAAAAAAATAGTTGATAGTTCCAGACTATGCAGCATTAACTATTCAAAGAAAATGTCACTCTCTCTATCAAAATTAAATAAGAAGTTATGTAATCAAACATATTGACTGCAACACAGGTCGAAGTCTAAAAAGCACTTCTAGATTCTTTGCATAAGGTGTACTTGCAAATTCTCATACATATACAACAGATCTAGACATGTTTCTGCCTTGGGGgagattttttattatttttactcatGTACAGATCGACACAAGTGaggggtttttctttttttttattcctttactATTCCTCAACGGGGAAATTActcaagtgaacgaaacacccACACAAAGCAtacacatgcactagagacgctggggcagaggCCTGCCTACTATGGTGTCTGGTTTCAGTGTGGCCTAAAATGCAAATATTGCAATTATAAAAAGAagccatgaaaatgaaaatttttaGAGCCTTCCAAAGAGTTTTCCTCAGTGCTCTTTAGGAAACTTAGTGTAATCGGAGActaacaacacaataaaatgtagTCACACTGGCACTGATGAAGGGTGGGTGGGGTGTCACAACATTTCATACCACAAAGTGACTGTCAAGGTCTCCCATGCAGTTAAAAGTGGCTGTGCAGGGAAAATGGTAATAGAATACAAAATCAGTACTGTCAAGTGATTAATGGTCCAGTTTTCTTTTGTATTCGGTATTTCTGATTGTTTTGGACTCAAGCGGCTGAGTAAATAAGtaatggcaggaaaaaaaacagctgtctgtTCACAAGCCTCATTGTTTGTGAAGATTCTTCAGATTCTTGTCTACTCAGTAATTAACAAAGTGCTTATCTCTAATAACAGACTACTTATTTGCACAGATGGAGTTTAAAATTCAGAACATTGAATTTCACAGAGCTGAATTTTGCATGATCCtggtattttgtttgttgtttggtaAAGTATATGATCACATACATACGTCAGCTGATACTGACCAAGATTTACATCAGTTATTTAATATGGAAGTTAACACAATTTTGACCATGAATATAATCACTATTTTCAAAATTTTGAACTTTGATTTTAACATTTCTCTTTTATAGGGCAATCCTGTCTATTTTTCAA of the Toxotes jaculatrix isolate fToxJac2 chromosome 9, fToxJac2.pri, whole genome shotgun sequence genome contains:
- the LOC121187741 gene encoding complement C1q and tumor necrosis factor-related protein 9-like; this encodes MADVPGRGDSVSPSGTVAFTAKLNISDSYPCHSGVLKFATVLLNEGGGYSPSTGIFTCTEDGFYHFTVNASVYGRGQCGLFKNGEKVVSLYHTSLPDKCSQVASVSCVVKLRKGDEVWVNLWGPGRNDIFATEDNDTVFSGFRLG